A window of Daucus carota subsp. sativus chromosome 2, DH1 v3.0, whole genome shotgun sequence genomic DNA:
CAGCGactagggttgtggtattgagaaaaagtaggttgtgtttagatgatctaaaAACCCATAacgtatttataggtgcagagagacttgtgtgttgctcttttccataattaaataatctgaaacagaatcagattaggaaacttgcaagctactatatttcacaaataatctgaaatagaatcagattaatttatgccaagatatataccatatcaattaatttgaaacaaaaaaaaagtaatttttattattgatatttttcatccaaaaatttcaataatatgAAACAGTTGCAGATTAAAGAACttgcaaactactatattccataaataatctaaaacaaaatcaattaatttatgccaagatatataccatatcaattaatcagaaataaaaaaatatttttaatttttgatatttttcatacaaaaaatccagaaaattagaaaaataaaacggagcaaTCTAAGAGGTACCACCTACACGATCCTcgctttcatccaaaaattccaataatctgaaacagaatcagattaaaaaacttacaagctactatatttcataaataatctgaaatagaatcaCATTAATTTATGCAaggatatataccatatcaattaattttcatttaaacatttcaaaaaattagaaaaatagaacggagcaatCTGAGAGGCACCACCTACACACCCTagtttctcctttatataagtatattgatttacacaatgattttatattaaaagaaatttttcaaaatttctaaCTAACTACCTTtgtctataaattattttttattttcaagacATAGTTTTTTTCAAGTTATATGTCCAAATGATATTATAATCgtgtttgatattattttattaatttattattgaaaaaatagcaaatatctgctttttgaatttaaaaataaagatgTTTGACCATAATCTTTctcaaaacaattttttaaacaaaggaatCTAAAATTTAACGATGTATATATTGAAGTGTTATGTGAAAATTTTAGATATAGAATTCAATTATGTGATTCTAGAAAAGCAACATAGTTATTCTGTTTTAACcttagttttaaaatatttcttgaaaaggtttcaaaaaaaaaaaaaaatcttgaaaaatgtattgttttttaatgtttacatgccgttatatataaatatagaagACAGTTTCACAATTATGAAAGCGTTCAGGGTTTTCAAGTATACTTTTTGTGTACAACTTAATGGGTTTTCATTTATCTTTTTGaaacttataacttataaccttACAAACTAGTATCAgttgtaaaaaaaattctcgGAATGAGGGGGGCACGAGTCGTTAAAAATTACTACtttcatcccaaattagatgagttagttgactttgggcacgtaacttaaggtgcatcGACCGTAtagttccgaaatttatttttttaatttttgttttgtaaatgaaaatttcatatttaaatttttatttggaaaaataaaatttcaaaaataagtaatgCAGCTATACGGTTAATGaactttaaaatgcgtgtccgaagtcaacgagctcatctaattcgGGATCGAAGGAGTAAACAGCAAGTCAAACATCTTTGTCACCCCTACAAAAATGTGTATAAAACTGGTGCCATGCTTATTGGTTTCCATGCCTCGACACAAACTAATTTGAGCGAGTGAAAAAATGGGCGGAGCAATGGCTTCCATTGTAATATCTGTGATTGTGCTTGTCATTTTAAGGTACACAGTCAAACTAGCAAACACATATTGGTTTAGGCCAAAGAAAATGGAGAAACGGCTGAGGAATCTGGGATTTAGGGGGAATCAGTATAGGATCATCTTCGGAGACGCAAAAGATGTTGGGAAGACGAGAGCAGCAGCCACATCCAGGCCTATGGAACCCTCGGACAAGATCGCGTCCCGTATTTTACCATATTACCACAATATGGTCCAGAAGTATGGTATGAACTCTCCTGTCTGTCAGTAGTTTTTACGCGGTCAGTTTTGTCCTGTCTTTTTAGTGATATCGATCGGATTAATATTATGTATGCATGTAATGTCTAGGTAAGACGTTTTTCCTCTGGTTTGGCACTAAAGCAAGATTGACCATATCCGATCCGGTGCTAGTGAAGGATATTCTGTCTAGAACAGAGGAGTTTCGAAAGCCAAACAATGATCAAATGGCAAGGGTGCTTGTAGGTGGACTGTTCAGTAGTGAGGGTAAAACATGGGCTCAACATAAGAAGATTCTCAACCCTGCTTTTCACATCGACAAGACAAAGGTACCACATTTGCACACTACTAGATTACGACAAGCATATCATATTGATCTTCTTGTTTTCTAATTCGGTCTTGGATATGTAATAGAACATGGTACCATCAATCGTGGAGAGCTGTTCGCAAATGATGAACAAGTGGAACATATCGGTAGCTTCAAATAAATCAGTGGAGGTTGAGATGCGGCCACAAATAGATGTGTTAATATATGACATAATGTGCAGAGCACTAGTGGCTGGCCCGATTAGTGAAGAAGCAAAAGAGATTTACCAACAGAGGATGATATTGAACCAACAAGCAGCCAAACTAGCAAGGCTAATGTTCTATCCCGGATGGTGGTAATTATTTAACTCAATAATAATccgtgttagaatataatatgatcatgGTATGTCATCTTGCTAACACCTCGAGGTTATAGGAGAACTGATCACTTAACATTAGTCACTTTCTTGATCAATCTTCCAAAATCTAAGCCTTGATGTGAAACGATTAATTGCAGGAATCTATCGACTCAAGAGGTGAAGACAATGAGAGCAGGTCATAAAGAAACTGAGCGTTTGGTGAAGAAAGTGGTGACCAGGAGATTGGAAGAAATGAAACAAGGAGCAAGTGATCACGGTGATATATTGAGTTTATTGCTGGAAGCTTTTCAAGATCCAGCAAGCGGATTTAGTCTTGATGATGTGATTGAGGAGTGCAGAACTTTTCACTTCCTCGGGGTGGAATCTACAGCACGGTCATTAATATGGGTGCTCTATGTTTTGGCTAATTATCCCGAATGGCAAGAGAGAGCAAGAGCAGAGGTTTTGCAGGTTTTCGGAGATCAAAAGCCAAATGCCGAGGGAATGAACCAACTCAAAATTGTAAGTCTTTCTTTTTGTACAATGTTATCTTGTCAAGTTTCCAAAGAACTAATGATTCGAAGATTGATGCCacataaatttttattgaattcaGGTAACAATGATTATTTACGAAACTCTGAGATTTTATCCACCGAATGGTGTAATCCACCGATCTATTTCCAAGGATACGAAGTTAGGAGATATGGTTCTGCCCGCCTGGATCCAAGTCACCATACCAATAGCTCTAATGAATCACGACCCTGATATTTGGGGAGAAGATGTGAATGAGTTCAAACCAGAAAGATTTGCTCAAGGCATTTTCAACTCAAAGATGCAGTCAATATTCTTAGCTTTCTTTTCGGGTCCTCGAAGATGTACCGGACAAACTATGGGAACGGTTCTGATTACATTTGTGGTAGCGACCCTTCTGCAAGGCTTCAGCTTAGAGCTTGCTCCCTCGTACTCGCATGCTCCCAGATATTCCTTCTTTCTGGTACCTGAGCATGGACTGCAACTTGTTCTACGTCAACATATCTAGCTACTTAGATATGTGATCAAAAGGCAGGAAATTTGGTGACAATTACCTTTTAATTAggtgaaatatttttattagatctAATTTTTATTAGAGCTAATAAATATACTTCACGTAGTTTGAAGGCGCGTGTGTCTGATTTCCTTCGCCAACAATAAAatgtttttcttaaaatatttgtatgGATGGTCTGCATTTGTGTTTGTTGTGTGTAATTCAgtagtaattttatattaaaaagatgTGTGATTGATATTTTTGTGTTTGCAATAATGAAAATTACGTACTGAactgttttaattttatgatgAAAATAATTGAAATTCGCTCATAGATGGGCATGTTTACGTCTGTCTTATGATGAAAATAAGAGCTTATCATGAAAAACCATATTTACTTGACATATTTTGATGttgaatatttattatatatttaatattcttatttattGATATAATTCACTTATTTTGAGAACAATATGCTTATCTATGTTCATAATTTCTCACAAAAAATATCAAGTACGGGGAACAACATGGTGTCGAAGTTTGGCTGAATTTAAAAACTCAAATTCTGAAGAAGCAAGTTATTCGAAttgtttagataaaaattttataGTTCAACTTTTCACCTATAAAtctgaatttaaaaaattgaaaatactaacttttttagtgatttattttttaaaaaatttaattttatgaaaataaaaaagatcagtttgaaaaaaaatttatagtattttattgttatattaataatttttaaccttgataaattataaatattgaactttatccaaatatacaaattaaaatttatttttcatttatttataacatctgattaataaataacaaacacttattttaagtcaaATATCAAATTATGATATTTGGAGTATACAGCTTATACATTCGATGGTTGAAAATGAGTGAGCAAccgattaaatattaaatatgagaaACATGACAGGATGATATACACACCTGAAAAGCCAATTTTCTAGCAAAGCACActcttttttattatataaaaaaaaatcatttcattaattaaaaaatcaacCATGAAGAATATTTGAATCCTTCCTTTTTGAAAACACAACTAAacgatttgaaattattttgaatatatatttgttttcatTCCATTGATTTTCATTTAAATGTTTTGAACCTGCTATCCCATAATAACCTTCATatctgaatcaaacccatgaaaatcatACATGTCATAATTTTCATATCTGAATCAAACCTAATCCATAAACTCGGTAATAaagaacatcaaaacacaccaaacaaAATCCAACTCTCACATCTTTTACTATGATTTGATTTGTGTTATTTTTATACATACTTTTTTTTCAAGAGAATGTATgtaaatgaaattatataaaatatattaatatatttttatacatatatacatacatatatatatatatagagttaagttctatggagtacacaaaaacattggagtattggagtacaaatcttaattttttagtttaatcataaataatatatttgattctacaaatttatatacaatctatcatttataagttgtcttgcacataattgtctatcaatcgttaatatctttcaactttaacaagtattaacattattgttctgcttattagttatattgcagaacacagagtcctgtaatttataaaagtcattattctaccatttgattatgatgtttatgttgtgtagaacataatgtgcaggttattaaatgtttaagaatatttattgaacaaaaaaattgaaatttagatgaatagattacattttatccaattttgtactccaatactccaatattttgtgtactccatagaactttactctatatatatatatattggggaGAATCTATTTTTTCGAAAAATAAATATCGACACAAATTATCCTAGTCGTTCATGACGACTTCTTATTTTCAAGACCATCTCAAAAAATTTTGAGGCCTTAGGTTAATTATAAACTAAgacctatttttttaaaaataaaatattatattaataatataaataaataaatttataaatattcaaaaataacttTTTTGCAAAAAATAGACAGAAAAGGTATAAAATAAAGGTGATATTTAAATAAGTATTTAAAGTGTTTAGATTTAGATAACCGGAAGACAAAAATTACATTGACTTTGTAATATAAAAGTCAATATGATATATGcataacataaataatttaaatacatcAATAATTGTATATGGTTTAATATTATAGTGAAAAAATCACCAAAACTAGAATCAAATAATTGATCATGTCTTCAATAACCAAATTGATACTCAACCCATAActcaattaaaatattgaatcaactatatattaaactaataaattcTTTAAACATTTCTGTCTTTACATGTGAGAATGTGGAATTtcaaagtaaaatatattatgaccGTACCATAAACacttataattaaaacaaaattaatagagtaaatcaaaaattattacCTTGATTATGATTCTTTTCCTCTTGCATTTCCTCGTTCTTTTTATTCCATCCTCTTTTCCTTCTCCTCTACTCCTTTGGTtcattttctctctctcttAATTTTCTCCTTATATAATAATGAGTTTGATAAAATTGCCCTTAGTGCCCATCTATTTACATATATACTTACTAATATACCTACTAGTCCAAGTCTTTATAAGTAAATACTTGTTAAGTaataacaacaaaataaaaaattactaagACAAAGACaatatatattctaaatttataaaattacaaagtgaagTGCTTTATCATCCGACAATGACATTAATAGCACCCaaattaagaaataaaaaaggAAATAAATTTCAGATTAAGTCTCATCATTATTTAACGTTAacccaaaaaataattttcatcttCACGGCGAGGGGGACAAGAGGAGACTCTCGTGCAAAATGTGCAGCGTCTTTTATTATTTAAGCTTAATCTTCATGGGAGTAATTTCTTATCTTTATGGTTGAAAGGAACAAGAGGAGACTTTCTCTTAAAATGTTGCACGCACACAAATGTGATGtactatactccctccatcccaatttagatgagttttttctaatttcacacatattaaaaattattaaatgattGTCTTTTTTTCCACCTATgcccatatttattgtgttgacttTCTATAATATTAGTTAGATGGTACATTGGCAATAATAAATAAGCAAGGGTAATGATGGAAGATTGTTGATAAAAGTGCATTGAAAAGAAAGAGACTCAACTATTTTGAGATTAAAAATTTTCTCAAAgaggtcatctaatttgggatgaagggagtattaaTCAAGCTATGTCCATATTTCAGTGTTATAATATACACGGAATTCAGAACTAATTAAAAGTCCAGTATCCCCTCAATTTACTAaattgttattaaatattttaaaaattaaaaaatatatttgacattattacttaaataaattgattaataaTCTTTCAACTAAATATTACCATTATTAAATATGtgtctaaaaattaaatattacttatttgaaaatatggagAGCATGAAATAATTGTTACAGAAGCAACTGCAGTTGGACAAGGTGATGCCCGAAACGAAATGTAGATATTGATGTCTGCTGCACACCTGATACCTGATAGTAAAGTCATATCATATGGTGTCAAAACGTATGGGCTATAGACAGgggtttttttatttgaaagcaatgcattatttattatattaaatctaGGAATCGGGAAACTACAACATTGAAAAAAAGGCCTGCATGGGGACCAATGAACCAtgtaaatcaaaaattatatgtCCGTCTCTTTTTTTAgttgtaatatttatattttgattagtcaaattaatcaaaaaatttaccTTAACTTAAAACATTGAAatcacatattaaaataaattaaaggttatgtttgatgatattttttttatcagatgaaatattaataaatttcagttaaattttgatcaatttgactagtcaaaattCAAATGTGACAACAGTAATGTAAAAGTAACTGAAGATGACATGATGGTAATAAAAATTGACTAAACACGATAAGATGGTGATAAAAGTTTTACATTAATATCTATCAAGTAATTTTATTGTATTGctaataatttagaattaataaaaaaataaataatttgttgaTAAGCGGGAAGTGAAAACTTGAagctattattttttttttttttgaaacaaaggtgttaatctaataataaaaggccatacgacatctacaccaatgatcgagtcgaacaaacagtaaattgcaATCGCCTGATCTCACAatgagacagttaaacgatattttgaagaaaatgtatgtacaaatacaagtacccgcttcatgcattctcgttgaattactggtaccctcttcatcatgccccgatagagctatcgtttgagctatcgaccagaacTGCGATTCCATACAAGCTTTCATACCAAATCaaaccccgcttacaattaagaagcgaaaaacaaagctctcaccagggagagaaaacaaccttagatgAAACcataaaaacaagagaaatccgACTGGAGGAGAaagacagcgaaatctccgatggttttagagcTAAGAATCCCTCGAGAATAGATCTGAAgtagaaccacaaaaacaagaaaaatcgaACTGTAACTcacccgcttggaagagagacaacgaaatctccgatggctcTGGATCTAACTTTCCTGAGAagaagtattattcaaaaactacGAATAAAACAAAGTAGTTAACtgattcggggctttccaccggtgaaaaccgatggaagccccaggcGGCTACGACAAGAGAGAAGCTAGAGAGAATTGGGGTTTTTTTTGGGAGAGAGATACTTGAAGCTATTATTTGTTCACATAATTTGTATAATAAGTAACTTACGggttatcaaataaaataatataaatcaacttgataattataatatttcaaaaaatatattaattattatcatatttaattattaaaatgaaaataggTTCTTACAGAATGACCTCTTATCAACTTAGGACttaatcttaatttttattaaatctaAGTCCACGTATCACACAAAacaatattttgatttgaaGTTCAGAAATTAATTTCTGTATCTGGAGCGTAAAATTTCAACTTCTCATACATCATGGCTTCTCTCCAACGCCAGGGCGATTTAGGTGGCCGTTTTCAGAATTCAAATCGATTTCCGGCGACTCGGCAGTTTCCTTCCGACACGGAGCGGCGATTGCAGGACAACGACAGACAACTTAATAGATTCATTTGGGCTCATAGGGAATGGGTCAACAGGGAGATACTAGCAAGACTAAACGTAGGGGACGAACTTGCAATCGGAGAAGCTTTAGAGCAGATTCACACAAGAAGTTTGGGCAACAATCAAGCATCATTTTATAGCAATGTCTCGGAAGGACGATCGTACCAAGATGCCCTAAAGAACTTTCAGGGCTCAAATATGGGGATCGTAAAATCAGATAATAACCCAGAGGAATTGACTAAAGTCACATACAAGAAGAAGGCTAATGCGAGCAAGACTTCGATAGGGGAAAATATATACTCGATTTTCCTTCACAACATACCGGATGAAGCTATAGGATGAAGTTATACTGAAGTGGAAATAGATGAAGAAGTAGAGCATGCTCTACTTGGGAGCAAGATAGGATACTCGTGGTTTGAAGAGGATGTTCAAAACATTAAGGATAGATTCCGTGCAATGGGTCTTGGAAAATACAGAGTCATAGCACTGTCCAAGAGAAAATTTCTAATAAGCGAGGATAATAAAGAAAGTTGGAAAGATCTAGAGATCAGATTTGTCTGTATGGTTTAAGATTAGAAAATTCGAAGAGTTTGATCATGTCATGTCTAGGGTTGTATGGATTGAGTGCAAAGGACTCCCCATGCCAGCATGGAAGGAAGAGAATTTGAAGGCTTTTACAGACAGATTAGGAAAATGGGTCAGCTGGTCATACCAAAGTGACAGTCTTGTTAGATTTTTCAA
This region includes:
- the LOC108206834 gene encoding cytochrome P450 716A67; translation: MGGAMASIVISVIVLVILRYTVKLANTYWFRPKKMEKRLRNLGFRGNQYRIIFGDAKDVGKTRAAATSRPMEPSDKIASRILPYYHNMVQKYGKTFFLWFGTKARLTISDPVLVKDILSRTEEFRKPNNDQMARVLVGGLFSSEGKTWAQHKKILNPAFHIDKTKNMVPSIVESCSQMMNKWNISVASNKSVEVEMRPQIDVLIYDIMCRALVAGPISEEAKEIYQQRMILNQQAAKLARLMFYPGWWNLSTQEVKTMRAGHKETERLVKKVVTRRLEEMKQGASDHGDILSLLLEAFQDPASGFSLDDVIEECRTFHFLGVESTARSLIWVLYVLANYPEWQERARAEVLQVFGDQKPNAEGMNQLKIVTMIIYETLRFYPPNGVIHRSISKDTKLGDMVLPAWIQVTIPIALMNHDPDIWGEDVNEFKPERFAQGIFNSKMQSIFLAFFSGPRRCTGQTMGTVLITFVVATLLQGFSLELAPSYSHAPRYSFFLVPEHGLQLVLRQHI